The nucleotide window TGCCAGGGCAACCTTAGCCATAAATTCAGGACTGAAACTTTTTCGCATTTTCGGACCTCCTTTTTACCATACATTATACCACATAATGTATCTTAACTACTGGTCCGAAAAACCCCTACCATTATATTCTGTAATTACCTAAAATAATTTCTCTGATTTCTTTTCGATTTAATTCTGGAACAATCCGTCCAGATTCGGGAAATAATTCTAATCGTTCTACTGCTTCAAAGACTTGTGCAGTAAACATTTTTGCATAATAATTTGAATCCCTTGCAATAAAATTTGCTATAGCTTCAATATCATCCAGAGATTGAGGTGTGTCCATTTTATTTTAGCCATCTTTTCATCTTCTCTTTTGCTTCTTCATGAGAAATACATTGCCCTTTATCTGCTTGAGCAATTCCTTTTTCAATCTTTGCAAGTAAATATAAGCGTTCCATTGCATCTTCAATCATAGTTTTTTTTGGTAAGTCACGCAAAGTATCCATTATCTTTTCTTTCTCTAAAGTAATCATTTCTTTGACTCCTTTATTTGTTAGATTCTCTTATCCTTCATCATTTTTTTCGTTTCTCGCAAAGGCTAACGCTGAGTTCAGCGGCGGGGGGAGGATTGTCACTAAACTTTATAAGCACGATTACTCCTTCAGATACTACAAAACTTTCAATCACGGCACAATCCCCCGCCGTCCGCTGCAACAATTCGTAGATTTAGGGTTTGATGCTTATGGGCACTTCATCTATATACCCATCTATTCCCTTTGCTTCCTCCTCAGGGTCAGACATTCTGTATACTTTTCCTAATGTTTCGGCAACGCGTTTCATTATGTAACTTCCTCATTTTTAATCTTGATTTTCCTCATGAATGTTTTTGTCCTCCAATAGCCGCCTTAAACCTTTCATAGTATCGGAACGGGAAAGTTTCATCGATCCGCACTAAATTCGTTCGCAAAAAATGGAGATTAATGAAAGTTTTATTTTTAAGATACAAATAAGAGAGTAAATGATTGGTTTCATCGTATTTGATCTGGTCAAATTTAAGGTAAATGCTTTGCCCTTTTAGTTTATCCCATAACCAGTTAATAGCTTTATTCTCTCTACCCGATACTGCCTTAATACCTATCAATCTCACCATAAGATCATTCGTAAGCTCCATTTCATTCGGTGTAATCACACGCCTCACGCGTAGATATTTTTCTTTCCCATTGTTATTAATGTCAATTTTCGAGCCGAAGGTCATCTTTCTGGGGTCGATCTTTTTGTCAAATTGGACTGGATCATGGAATATGTAGGGTAATGTTTGTATTTGTTGTCGATAATCTATCTCCTTCCCTTCTGGTTTAACAATCTCGATAATGCTTTTATCAAAGATATCTCTTTGCTCGATACCCAATTTCTTTCTAATGATGGGTAAAAAAGACTCATTTATTTCATAACCTATCGAGTTTCTATGAAGGTTTTTTGCAGAGAGAGAAGTTGTCCCACTGCCCAAGAAAGGGTCAAGTACGGTTTCCCCAACAAAACTAAACATTTTAATCAATCGTTTGGGAAGTTCCTCAGGAAACATAGCCAGATGATGATTCTGTTTTTCACCAGGAAAATTCCAATGTCCAGCAAAATATTCGTTCCATTCCTCTACGGATAGGATGGACTGTCCCTTTGCTGTTTTATTGATCTTTGGGGAGCATCCGGGCTTCTTAAATAGTAGAATAAACTCATAATCAATCTTAACAATACCATTGCGTGGATAAGGATATGAACCCATAATGGTGGCACCGCCTGTGGTATTGCAAGTTGTTACCTTTTGCCAAATGAGGGCTCCCATATAATCAAACCCGATGGACTCGCAAAATTTGATAATTTCGGTTCTTATAGGAATTACCTTGTATCGGCCATAATAGACGGCTCTTGCGAATTGGTCTCCAATATTGATACACAATCGACAACCTGTATGTAATGTCCGATAGCTCTCCTTCCAGACTAAGTTCAAATTGTTGATGTATTCTTCATATGTGTCATGGAAGCCGATCTGGTGAATATTGTCGTAGTCCTTAAGTTGCCAATATGGGGGTGAGGTAATAATAAGGTGGACAGAATCATTACTCACTTCCTGCATAGATCTTGAATCGGCAATTATAATTTTATGTCGTGTCATATCTTCCATATTCGCTTACCCCTTCTTTTGTTAGGTAAAAACTATGCTTTGCCATCTTTTTCTTTTCTTATCACTTTTGTTATCAATAAGTTATGCAAAAAATAAATTCAATATTCAAGGTTTGACTCCTAACTCTCTGCTTAATTCGTTAGGTATAAAACTTCTTCTGCAATTATTATTTTTTCCCCTTGCCGAAAGTCCATTCCTTAA belongs to bacterium and includes:
- a CDS encoding type II toxin-antitoxin system RelE/ParE family toxin, encoding MDTPQSLDDIEAIANFIARDSNYYAKMFTAQVFEAVERLELFPESGRIVPELNRKEIREIILGNYRI
- a CDS encoding MjaI family restriction endonuclease, which translates into the protein MKRVAETLGKVYRMSDPEEEAKGIDGYIDEVPISIKP
- a CDS encoding site-specific DNA-methyltransferase, with product MEDMTRHKIIIADSRSMQEVSNDSVHLIITSPPYWQLKDYDNIHQIGFHDTYEEYINNLNLVWKESYRTLHTGCRLCINIGDQFARAVYYGRYKVIPIRTEIIKFCESIGFDYMGALIWQKVTTCNTTGGATIMGSYPYPRNGIVKIDYEFILLFKKPGCSPKINKTAKGQSILSVEEWNEYFAGHWNFPGEKQNHHLAMFPEELPKRLIKMFSFVGETVLDPFLGSGTTSLSAKNLHRNSIGYEINESFLPIIRKKLGIEQRDIFDKSIIEIVKPEGKEIDYRQQIQTLPYIFHDPVQFDKKIDPRKMTFGSKIDINNNGKEKYLRVRRVITPNEMELTNDLMVRLIGIKAVSGRENKAINWLWDKLKGQSIYLKFDQIKYDETNHLLSYLYLKNKTFINLHFLRTNLVRIDETFPFRYYERFKAAIGGQKHS